A genomic region of Planococcus kocurii contains the following coding sequences:
- a CDS encoding RrF2 family transcriptional regulator, with translation MRLTMYTDFSLRVLIYLGTKDPEKLTTIQEISDAYNISKNHLTKVTFELGKAGFIHTVRGRGGGIRLADLPQHINIGTVIRKMEDDFHLVECFNSATNRCPISSICGLRGALGKALNAYLSVLDEYTLEDLMFNREGLREILKT, from the coding sequence ATGAGATTGACCATGTATACTGATTTCTCATTACGTGTTTTGATTTATTTAGGCACAAAAGATCCAGAAAAGTTAACGACCATCCAAGAAATTTCTGATGCTTACAATATATCCAAAAATCATTTAACAAAAGTTACATTTGAGCTTGGAAAAGCTGGATTTATTCATACAGTAAGAGGAAGAGGCGGTGGTATTCGTCTGGCAGATCTCCCACAACATATTAATATTGGTACGGTAATTAGGAAAATGGAAGACGACTTCCATTTGGTTGAATGTTTTAATTCAGCTACAAATCGTTGTCCCATTTCATCAATTTGCGGGCTACGCGGTGCTTTAGGCAAAGCACTCAACGCATATTTATCAGTACTGGATGAATATACGCTTGAAGACCTCATGTTTAATCGAGAAGGGCTCCGCGAAATTCTGAAGACATAA
- a CDS encoding pyridoxamine 5'-phosphate oxidase family protein has translation MNQEDVKKAALKILEESYVGTLATIKGNKPHSRYMTFFNDDFTLYTATSKKTQKVDELEANPHAHILLGYEGEGVGDSFLEIEGTMSIHDEREMIDKVWNEHLEGWFEGPDDPNLVILAIKPDRVRLMNKKGQEPQTLEL, from the coding sequence ATGAATCAGGAAGATGTTAAAAAAGCAGCGTTAAAAATTTTAGAGGAAAGTTACGTGGGAACTCTCGCAACAATTAAAGGCAATAAGCCTCATTCGCGTTATATGACTTTTTTTAACGATGATTTTACACTTTACACCGCTACCAGTAAAAAGACGCAAAAAGTCGACGAGCTAGAAGCTAATCCACATGCTCATATTCTTTTGGGATATGAAGGCGAAGGAGTTGGCGATTCGTTCTTAGAAATTGAAGGAACCATGTCGATACATGACGAACGTGAAATGATCGACAAAGTTTGGAATGAGCATTTGGAAGGTTGGTTTGAAGGACCTGATGATCCGAATCTTGTTATTTTAGCCATTAAACCTGATCGCGTACGGTTAATGAATAAAAAAGGGCAAGAGCCGCAAACTCTAGAACTATAA
- a CDS encoding EamA family transporter, with protein sequence MKNWIYPLMVVVAASCYGILSTIIKVAMKNGFTAAEAVTSQYFIGFVLAALLFFITQRKMPRIKGWKILLLSGSFTAATGMVYAHSLNYLPASLAVVLLFQFTWIGMFLDCIVNRRWLKRTEVFSLILLFTGTLFAAGIIGTDLSAIPWQGWAWGIGAAFCFSAFMFVNGKQIDGMDTSARLFYVSLFAAIIVGFFQTPEIVWNGQLFAEGLWVYGLLLGFFGIIMPIYFFSIAVPRVGSGLASILSAMELPVAVLASVIILGEVLTPLQIGGIFIILIGMVLPSAFNRTPKIIE encoded by the coding sequence ATGAAAAACTGGATTTATCCACTTATGGTTGTCGTAGCAGCAAGCTGTTATGGAATTCTCTCAACTATTATAAAAGTCGCAATGAAAAATGGTTTCACAGCCGCTGAAGCCGTGACTAGTCAATATTTTATAGGGTTCGTATTAGCAGCCCTTTTATTTTTTATAACACAGCGCAAAATGCCAAGAATTAAAGGTTGGAAAATCTTACTGCTGTCCGGCAGTTTCACAGCTGCTACCGGTATGGTTTACGCACACTCTCTTAACTATCTTCCCGCCTCACTAGCAGTTGTTTTATTGTTCCAATTTACATGGATCGGTATGTTCCTTGATTGTATCGTCAATCGGCGATGGCTGAAACGAACAGAAGTCTTTTCTTTAATCTTATTATTTACAGGAACACTGTTTGCCGCTGGAATCATCGGAACAGATCTAAGCGCGATTCCTTGGCAAGGATGGGCTTGGGGAATTGGAGCTGCTTTTTGTTTTTCGGCTTTCATGTTTGTTAACGGCAAGCAAATCGACGGTATGGACACTTCAGCTCGTCTGTTTTACGTATCACTTTTCGCAGCGATTATTGTTGGCTTTTTTCAAACACCCGAAATTGTTTGGAATGGACAATTATTCGCTGAAGGTTTGTGGGTTTACGGCTTGTTACTCGGGTTTTTCGGTATTATTATGCCTATTTACTTTTTCTCCATCGCAGTTCCGCGTGTTGGTTCAGGACTTGCCTCCATTTTAAGCGCGATGGAATTGCCAGTAGCTGTTCTCGCATCGGTTATTATTCTGGGCGAAGTGTTGACACCTCTTCAAATCGGAGGAATCTTCATTATTCTAATTGGTATGGTGCTGCCAAGTGCATTTAATCGAACACCTAAAATAATAGAATAG
- the pepT gene encoding peptidase T, whose translation MLETLIERLVRYAKIDTQSDFTSTTTPSTTGQWDLLRELEQEMKTIGLTDVDMDKSGYLFGTLPANTDKEVPVIGFLAHVDTATDFTGKNVNPKRIDNYNGQDISLNNSITMTVSDFPSLKDYVGHTLITTDGTTLLGADNKAGIAEIMTAMEYLNAHPEIEHGKIRVAFTPDEEIGRGPHKFDVERFGAQYAYTMDGGPLGELQYESFNAASGKLTIQGKSVHPGSAKDKMVNAQTVAIQFQQEMPKHEVPELTEGYEGFIHLNNFVGDIETAELSYIIRDFDKNKFEDKKRHMEEVAEKLQQQYGKQAILLEIEDQYYNMREKIEPVMEIVDRAEHAMTALEIKPNIVPVRGGTDGSQLSYMGLPTPNIFTGGENYHGKYEFISVENMEKATQVIIEIVKSVK comes from the coding sequence ATGTTAGAGACTTTAATTGAACGACTCGTTCGTTACGCCAAAATCGATACACAATCCGACTTCACTAGTACCACCACCCCTTCTACAACTGGGCAGTGGGACTTGCTCCGTGAATTGGAACAGGAAATGAAAACCATTGGCTTGACTGATGTCGATATGGATAAATCCGGTTACCTTTTCGGCACGCTTCCGGCCAATACCGACAAAGAAGTTCCTGTAATTGGTTTTTTGGCACATGTTGACACTGCGACAGACTTTACTGGAAAAAACGTTAATCCGAAACGTATTGATAATTATAATGGACAGGACATCTCACTAAATAACAGCATTACGATGACTGTGTCGGATTTTCCTTCTTTAAAAGACTACGTGGGCCATACGCTAATCACAACAGATGGCACGACATTACTTGGCGCAGACAACAAAGCCGGTATTGCTGAAATTATGACTGCAATGGAATATTTAAATGCTCATCCTGAAATTGAGCATGGAAAAATCCGCGTCGCCTTTACACCAGACGAAGAAATTGGTCGCGGTCCACATAAATTCGACGTTGAACGCTTTGGTGCACAATATGCATACACCATGGACGGCGGCCCTCTTGGCGAGTTGCAGTACGAAAGTTTTAACGCAGCGAGCGGGAAACTGACCATTCAAGGGAAAAGCGTTCATCCGGGATCAGCAAAGGATAAAATGGTCAATGCGCAAACAGTCGCTATTCAATTCCAACAAGAAATGCCGAAACATGAAGTTCCTGAGTTAACAGAAGGCTATGAAGGATTTATTCATTTGAATAATTTTGTTGGCGATATTGAAACAGCGGAATTGAGCTATATTATCCGTGATTTCGATAAAAATAAATTCGAAGATAAAAAACGGCATATGGAAGAAGTTGCGGAAAAGCTTCAACAGCAATATGGCAAACAAGCCATTCTGCTAGAAATTGAAGATCAATATTACAATATGCGGGAAAAAATCGAACCCGTTATGGAAATTGTCGATCGCGCAGAGCACGCTATGACTGCATTAGAAATCAAGCCGAACATTGTGCCTGTTCGTGGCGGTACAGATGGTTCTCAATTGTCGTACATGGGGCTTCCAACACCAAACATCTTCACAGGTGGCGAAAATTATCACGGAAAATACGAATTCATTTCTGTGGAAAATATGGAGAAAGCAACACAAGTCATTATCGAAATTGTAAAGTCCGTTAAATAA
- a CDS encoding MetQ/NlpA family ABC transporter substrate-binding protein yields the protein MKKILTATLLLLLVFILAACGDDSNAQGKTTVTLGISGSDTTIWDYIADKAEKEGIELEIQTFSDYVAPNLALAEGELDLNAFQTISYFDEFVAEHNIDIVPIGSTVIAPMGLYSDKYESIDDIPEGSQIATPNEATNMGRALLLLDEAGLITLSDDAGLTGTAEDIIENPKNIEIVPMVSGHTPRAMPDVAASIINNGVAVDAGLNPTKDPIARESDTAKPYINLIAANAEDADNEAYQKIVEIYQQEDTAEFIIEHTKGAQIPTVVTVDELVDYQ from the coding sequence ATGAAAAAAATTTTAACAGCAACATTACTTTTACTACTGGTATTCATTTTGGCTGCTTGCGGAGACGATAGCAATGCACAAGGCAAAACGACCGTAACACTTGGTATTAGCGGTTCGGATACGACGATTTGGGATTATATTGCGGACAAAGCGGAGAAGGAAGGAATTGAGTTGGAAATCCAAACTTTTTCTGATTATGTAGCTCCGAACCTAGCGCTAGCTGAAGGGGAACTGGATTTGAATGCGTTCCAGACGATTTCTTATTTTGATGAATTTGTTGCTGAGCATAATATTGATATCGTACCGATTGGTTCGACCGTCATTGCACCGATGGGCTTGTATTCTGATAAATACGAATCTATCGATGATATTCCTGAAGGTTCACAAATCGCAACTCCCAATGAAGCGACCAACATGGGCCGCGCACTATTACTTCTCGACGAAGCAGGATTGATCACACTTTCTGACGATGCTGGACTTACTGGAACGGCAGAAGACATTATCGAAAACCCAAAAAACATTGAAATTGTCCCTATGGTGTCTGGTCATACACCACGTGCAATGCCTGATGTGGCTGCTTCAATCATCAACAATGGTGTTGCCGTTGATGCGGGATTAAACCCAACTAAAGATCCAATCGCTCGCGAAAGTGATACGGCTAAACCGTATATTAACTTGATTGCTGCAAACGCTGAAGACGCTGATAATGAAGCTTACCAGAAAATCGTCGAGATTTATCAACAGGAAGATACCGCTGAATTTATTATTGAGCATACGAAAGGTGCTCAAATTCCAACTGTTGTTACAGTAGATGAGCTTGTCGATTACCAATAA
- a CDS encoding methionine ABC transporter permease, translating into MSVDYEQILEALWETVYMTGVAFGFSLLIGFPLGILLVVTRHGHLLENEIVSKVLNVVINIFRSIPFIILMVAIIPLTRLIVGTSIGTAAAIVPLVFYAGPYIARLIENSLLEVDKGVIEAAQAMGASPLQIIFRFLIPEALSSLVLALTIAVVGLIGASAMAGAIGGGGLGDLAITYGYQRFDTVVMFITVAILVILVQGVQSFGNVLSRQVRRN; encoded by the coding sequence ATGTCCGTTGATTACGAACAAATTTTGGAAGCTTTATGGGAAACCGTCTATATGACAGGTGTTGCGTTTGGATTTTCGTTATTGATTGGCTTTCCTCTCGGTATCTTGTTAGTCGTTACACGTCATGGACATTTGTTGGAAAATGAAATCGTGTCTAAAGTATTGAATGTCGTCATCAATATTTTTCGCTCTATTCCTTTTATTATTTTAATGGTTGCCATTATTCCATTAACTCGGCTCATTGTCGGTACATCGATTGGTACAGCTGCAGCCATCGTTCCACTAGTTTTCTATGCGGGGCCATACATTGCTCGGTTAATTGAAAACTCTTTGCTTGAAGTCGATAAAGGTGTGATCGAGGCCGCACAAGCAATGGGTGCCTCTCCGTTGCAAATTATTTTTCGCTTCTTGATTCCCGAAGCGTTAAGTTCACTTGTTCTTGCTTTGACAATCGCTGTAGTTGGACTTATTGGTGCTTCTGCAATGGCTGGCGCTATTGGCGGCGGTGGTCTTGGGGACTTAGCCATTACATACGGATATCAACGATTCGACACGGTCGTAATGTTCATCACAGTAGCTATTTTGGTCATACTGGTACAAGGCGTTCAATCTTTTGGAAATGTATTATCGAGGCAAGTCAGACGTAATTAG
- a CDS encoding methionine ABC transporter ATP-binding protein — translation MIQFEGVAKTYQSGKQEIYALNGIDLTVQTGEIYGVIGFSGAGKSSLIRTVNLLERPSKGRVLIHGKDISTLSSKEIRTIRKDIGMIFQHFNLLHSKTVYHNVAMPLLLANTPKNDIEKQVKELLDFVGLADQAQKYPDQLSGGQKQRIGIARALATNPSVLLCDEATSALDPQTTKSILDLLRKINKEYNITILLITHEMGVIREICDKVAVLEAGKVIEQGSVFNVFSNPQQATTKRFVRSVMNDELPESLLAQIQDKQNNQAIYRLQFTGTSVGQPFMSRVSRDFNVDLNVLFGNITELQGVPYGNLIVEFSGESSEVERALSSIRDSTIQIEEVIDYVR, via the coding sequence ATGATTCAATTCGAAGGCGTCGCCAAAACCTACCAATCAGGTAAACAGGAAATCTATGCATTGAACGGCATCGATTTAACTGTCCAAACTGGCGAAATCTACGGAGTTATTGGCTTTAGTGGAGCCGGTAAAAGCTCGCTAATCCGCACTGTAAACTTGCTCGAACGTCCTTCTAAAGGACGTGTATTAATTCACGGAAAGGATATTTCGACGCTATCTAGCAAAGAAATTCGTACTATCAGAAAAGATATCGGTATGATTTTCCAACATTTTAATTTACTCCATTCAAAAACGGTTTATCATAACGTCGCTATGCCGCTCCTGTTAGCTAACACACCGAAAAATGATATCGAAAAACAAGTAAAAGAGTTGCTCGATTTCGTCGGACTTGCAGATCAGGCGCAAAAATATCCAGACCAGCTGTCAGGTGGACAAAAGCAACGCATCGGCATTGCTCGTGCTCTTGCAACGAATCCTTCCGTTCTGTTATGCGACGAAGCAACATCAGCACTTGATCCACAAACGACGAAATCGATTTTGGACCTACTTCGCAAAATCAATAAAGAATACAATATTACCATCCTGCTCATCACACACGAAATGGGCGTCATTCGAGAAATCTGTGACAAAGTGGCCGTGCTTGAAGCAGGGAAAGTTATTGAGCAAGGAAGCGTCTTTAACGTTTTCTCTAATCCACAGCAAGCTACCACCAAACGATTTGTTCGCTCTGTTATGAACGACGAGTTGCCTGAATCGCTGCTAGCACAAATTCAAGATAAACAAAATAATCAGGCCATATACCGGTTGCAGTTTACTGGCACATCAGTCGGTCAACCCTTCATGTCCCGAGTGTCACGTGACTTTAACGTTGATTTGAATGTACTATTCGGCAATATTACCGAATTGCAAGGTGTTCCATACGGCAACTTAATTGTCGAATTCTCTGGAGAGTCAAGCGAAGTGGAACGTGCCTTATCTTCTATTAGGGACAGCACTATTCAAATAGAGGAGGTCATTGATTATGTCCGTTGA
- a CDS encoding glycerol-3-phosphate acyltransferase has protein sequence MVIWILLLLITGYFIGCCHGSLVAQAVSGVNIKNSGVKNSGASNAAIVLGWKYGLLVAFIDVSKGFAVVAGLRLLVDLGSFSTATIWTLLFVAGAAVIVGHNFPFYMNFDGGKGTASVIGVMIALDWKLGLLGLLLLIVVSLVTNYLVIGVFVLYAVYFVIAFIPAVGLWPLLIALVLFTMALWKHRENIIRIKNGSEPTVSSVFRKKPTPSI, from the coding sequence ATGGTCATTTGGATTTTGCTCTTACTGATTACAGGTTATTTTATCGGTTGTTGTCATGGTTCACTTGTTGCACAAGCCGTATCAGGCGTGAACATCAAAAATTCGGGCGTAAAAAATTCCGGTGCTTCTAATGCAGCCATCGTGCTGGGTTGGAAATATGGTTTGCTCGTTGCCTTTATTGACGTTTCCAAAGGCTTTGCTGTTGTTGCGGGGTTACGTTTGTTAGTGGACTTAGGTAGCTTTTCAACTGCAACAATCTGGACCCTATTGTTCGTTGCAGGAGCTGCCGTAATAGTTGGTCATAATTTTCCGTTCTATATGAACTTTGACGGCGGAAAAGGTACAGCATCTGTAATAGGTGTAATGATAGCGCTTGACTGGAAGCTCGGGTTGCTCGGATTATTGTTATTGATCGTTGTTTCACTGGTAACAAATTATCTTGTCATTGGCGTATTCGTTTTGTACGCCGTGTATTTTGTAATTGCCTTTATCCCTGCAGTCGGTCTATGGCCGTTACTAATAGCGCTAGTCCTGTTCACGATGGCTTTATGGAAACATCGAGAAAATATTATCCGAATAAAGAATGGCAGTGAACCTACAGTATCATCAGTTTTTCGAAAGAAACCTACTCCGTCCATTTAG
- a CDS encoding O-acetylhomoserine aminocarboxypropyltransferase/cysteine synthase family protein, translating to MTNFKPETLLLHGGQQPDPTTGSRGVPVYKTTSYVFKNTQHAQDLFGLKDTGNIYSRIMNPTVDVFEQRVALLEGGTAAVALSSGMAAIAFSILNIAEAGDEIVADSSLYGGTYNLFANTLPRYGITTKFVDATDPENFKAAITDKTKAIFGEIIGNPSLNVFDVEKVAEIAHANGLPLLIDNTFASPYGSNPIEFGADVVIHSATKWIGGHGTTIGGVAVDAGKFNWDNPRFPNYTQPDETYHGLRYGIDVPGAAFATKLRVQLLRDFGPSLSPDSAHALLQGLETLHLRIPKHNSNAQIIADYLKQHPQIEWVNFLGFEEHPSHQLAKKYLKNEGYGSIVNFGIKGGREAGRNVIDHINLWSHVANVGDAKSLIIHPASTTHQQLNDEELTASGVTEELIRLSVGLENAEDLIADLEQAIQAAVLEKV from the coding sequence ATGACAAACTTTAAACCAGAAACATTATTATTACACGGAGGACAACAACCAGATCCAACGACAGGCTCTAGAGGTGTTCCTGTTTATAAAACCACTTCGTATGTTTTTAAAAATACACAGCATGCACAAGACCTCTTTGGACTGAAAGATACAGGCAATATTTACTCACGCATTATGAATCCGACGGTCGATGTCTTTGAACAACGAGTAGCGTTACTAGAAGGTGGCACTGCAGCAGTTGCTCTTTCTTCAGGAATGGCCGCTATTGCTTTTTCCATTTTGAACATTGCAGAAGCGGGTGATGAAATCGTAGCAGATAGCAGTCTTTACGGTGGCACCTACAATTTGTTTGCTAACACGCTACCACGCTATGGCATCACAACAAAATTCGTCGATGCGACCGATCCAGAAAATTTTAAAGCAGCAATTACAGATAAAACAAAAGCGATATTTGGTGAAATTATTGGCAATCCAAGCTTGAATGTTTTTGATGTCGAAAAAGTAGCAGAAATTGCCCATGCTAACGGATTGCCGTTATTGATTGATAATACATTTGCCTCTCCTTACGGCAGCAACCCGATTGAGTTTGGTGCAGACGTCGTCATTCATTCTGCGACAAAGTGGATTGGCGGACACGGAACGACAATTGGTGGCGTTGCGGTGGATGCTGGGAAATTCAATTGGGACAATCCACGTTTCCCAAATTATACACAGCCTGACGAAACCTATCATGGACTGCGGTACGGCATTGATGTACCAGGTGCAGCTTTTGCGACAAAACTTCGCGTTCAATTATTACGTGATTTTGGCCCTTCACTAAGCCCGGATAGTGCTCATGCTTTACTGCAAGGATTAGAAACTTTACATTTACGGATTCCAAAACACAATAGCAACGCTCAAATTATTGCAGATTACTTAAAACAGCATCCACAAATCGAGTGGGTAAACTTCCTTGGATTTGAAGAACATCCTTCTCATCAATTGGCGAAGAAATACTTGAAAAATGAAGGTTATGGATCGATTGTCAATTTTGGTATCAAAGGTGGAAGAGAAGCAGGACGTAACGTAATTGATCACATAAATCTCTGGTCTCATGTAGCCAATGTAGGAGACGCCAAGTCGCTAATTATTCACCCGGCTTCCACGACACATCAGCAATTGAACGATGAAGAGTTAACTGCATCTGGCGTAACGGAAGAGTTGATTCGTTTGTCTGTTGGATTGGAGAATGCAGAAGATTTAATCGCTGATTTGGAACAGGCCATACAGGCAGCAGTTTTGGAAAAGGTATAA
- the metX gene encoding homoserine O-acetyltransferase MetX, producing MKTVSIGSLILDSTKTIDDVELAYERLGDETAPAILICHALTGNQYAFGTEKNPGWWAGLIGPGKPVDTTVFQVITFNVLGGCHGSTGPLSKNPKTGIPYRADFPTLTIRDMVRAEYRALKELGIDHLAGVIGGSLGGMKTLEWGNLYPDFTDAIFPLAVTPYYSDYGVAFNHIGILAIESDGDFNNGDYADASLLKGFHVARMAGMVTYRSGHMFNRRFGRSGDGEEFDVQSYLNYQGKKLAGRFDANSYVLLLRAMNTHDIQDAVLDVPVYSLSFTRDLLYPSELMAPWLEKQKTASWKIVETEFGHDGFLVEFDKWSGFIENKLKSLVVPELTR from the coding sequence ATGAAAACAGTATCCATTGGCTCATTAATCCTGGACTCTACTAAGACGATAGATGATGTGGAACTTGCATACGAACGTCTCGGAGATGAAACAGCTCCTGCGATCCTGATTTGCCATGCATTGACAGGTAACCAATACGCATTCGGTACTGAAAAAAATCCAGGGTGGTGGGCAGGATTAATCGGACCAGGAAAACCCGTGGATACAACTGTTTTTCAAGTGATTACCTTTAACGTACTCGGAGGCTGTCACGGATCGACGGGTCCTTTATCGAAAAATCCGAAAACAGGAATTCCTTACCGAGCTGACTTTCCAACATTGACGATACGTGATATGGTTCGAGCGGAATATCGTGCATTAAAAGAATTGGGAATTGACCACCTTGCAGGAGTCATTGGCGGTTCCCTTGGTGGAATGAAAACCTTAGAATGGGGAAACCTCTATCCAGATTTTACGGATGCGATTTTTCCGCTAGCTGTCACTCCCTATTACAGTGACTATGGAGTGGCGTTTAATCACATTGGCATATTGGCGATTGAAAGTGATGGGGATTTTAATAATGGAGACTATGCAGATGCGTCTCTTTTGAAGGGGTTTCATGTTGCTAGAATGGCAGGAATGGTTACTTATCGAAGCGGTCATATGTTCAATCGGCGCTTTGGTCGTAGTGGCGATGGCGAAGAATTTGATGTGCAGTCATATTTGAATTATCAAGGCAAGAAATTAGCCGGTCGTTTTGATGCCAATAGCTATGTATTACTGCTGAGAGCTATGAATACACATGATATCCAAGATGCTGTACTAGATGTTCCCGTCTATTCCTTATCTTTTACGCGCGATTTGTTGTATCCAAGTGAGCTAATGGCTCCGTGGCTTGAAAAACAAAAGACGGCAAGTTGGAAAATCGTTGAAACAGAATTTGGCCATGATGGATTTCTTGTTGAATTTGATAAATGGAGCGGATTTATCGAGAATAAGCTAAAAAGCCTAGTAGTGCCTGAGCTCACCAGATAA
- a CDS encoding helix-turn-helix domain-containing protein produces the protein MYMTVQETATFLSMPEEQVNRYVLEGRIRAVHDGEQYIINTSQFEAHFQQLEQAKLALEEWRTMPIPEDVDIKDED, from the coding sequence ATGTACATGACAGTCCAGGAAACTGCCACTTTTTTATCCATGCCCGAAGAACAAGTAAATCGTTACGTATTAGAAGGTCGTATCCGCGCAGTTCATGACGGGGAACAATACATCATCAATACCTCTCAATTTGAAGCGCATTTTCAACAATTGGAACAGGCCAAGCTAGCGCTAGAAGAATGGCGCACTATGCCCATACCAGAAGATGTGGATATTAAAGACGAAGACTAA
- a CDS encoding mechanosensitive ion channel: MNDIGNSFRGVGYTIIDYIPNVLGALLLLLIAWIVATIVRAIFTKGLKKAGADRAMVKGHMAKTKESADSMLDSIGKILYYLIFILFIPSVLQALDMNNVAQPISNMMNKLLAFLPNLFMAIIILVIGYFVAKFVKNLVFSLLTAINIDKWFNKFTNKTSGASTSTTRMDAGDKATLANVLANVVFVIVLIPILTIALETLNIRSISEPIVNMLNQVLNMIPNIFVAIILILVGVLIGKFVGDLLISLLNGTGINRFSTYLNTDKTKTPSIDIANIIGKVVQAIIIIFFTVEAMNVLQLDVLNGIGEAVIAYLPLLISSLIILGLGLIGGSVLGNYVKQSSGNRFLGTIVKYAIIIIAVFMTLDQLNFATNIVNLAFLFIIAGLAVAFAISFGMGGREFAKRQLENLEKKMEKENDKPNL; this comes from the coding sequence ATGAATGATATTGGTAATTCTTTTAGAGGCGTCGGATATACAATTATTGACTACATTCCAAATGTTTTAGGCGCGTTACTATTACTGCTTATCGCCTGGATTGTCGCAACAATTGTACGAGCCATTTTCACCAAAGGGTTAAAAAAAGCAGGTGCAGACCGGGCCATGGTCAAAGGACATATGGCGAAAACAAAAGAAAGTGCAGACAGCATGTTGGATTCCATAGGGAAAATTCTTTATTACCTCATTTTCATTTTGTTTATTCCGAGCGTTTTGCAAGCTTTGGATATGAACAACGTAGCACAGCCAATTTCAAATATGATGAACAAGTTATTGGCATTCCTGCCTAATCTGTTCATGGCCATCATCATTTTAGTCATTGGTTATTTTGTTGCCAAATTTGTGAAGAACCTTGTGTTCAGTCTTTTAACAGCGATAAATATTGATAAATGGTTCAATAAATTTACTAACAAAACAAGTGGTGCTTCGACAAGTACGACAAGAATGGACGCTGGAGACAAAGCAACTCTAGCTAATGTATTGGCTAATGTAGTGTTTGTTATCGTCTTGATTCCGATTTTGACCATTGCGTTAGAAACATTAAACATCCGTTCGATTTCTGAACCAATTGTCAATATGCTCAACCAAGTTCTAAACATGATCCCGAATATTTTCGTAGCGATCATCTTGATCTTGGTAGGTGTATTAATCGGTAAATTTGTAGGAGACTTGTTGATTAGCCTGTTGAACGGAACAGGTATCAATCGCTTCTCAACGTATTTGAACACAGACAAAACCAAAACACCGAGCATTGATATTGCGAACATCATTGGCAAAGTAGTACAGGCGATCATCATCATTTTCTTTACTGTAGAAGCTATGAATGTTTTACAGCTTGATGTATTAAACGGGATTGGTGAAGCCGTAATCGCATACTTACCACTTCTGATTAGTTCGCTAATTATTCTGGGTCTTGGATTAATCGGGGGAAGTGTGCTTGGGAACTACGTGAAGCAGTCTTCAGGTAACCGTTTCCTTGGTACAATTGTCAAATATGCGATTATTATTATCGCTGTATTTATGACACTTGACCAGTTGAACTTTGCAACAAATATCGTTAACCTTGCCTTCCTGTTCATTATTGCGGGACTTGCAGTAGCCTTTGCTATTTCCTTCGGTATGGGTGGACGTGAGTTTGCTAAACGTCAGCTTGAAAATCTTGAGAAGAAAATGGAAAAAGAGAACGACAAACCAAATCTATAA